CCTCCAGCCCCAGCGCCAGCCCGCGGGCGGTCGAGACCGAAATGCGGATCCCGGTGAAATTGCCCGGTCCGATGCCCACGGCGATCAGATCAAGATCGCCCCAGACAACCCCGCCCTCGGCCAGCACTTCCTCGAGCAGCGGCATCAGGCGCTCGGCCTGTCCACGGCCCATATCCTCGGCCTTCGCCGCCAGCACCTCGTCGCCACGCAGCAAAGCGGCCGCGCAATGCGCGGCCGATGTGTCGAAGGCTAGGATCAGTTGATCAGGCATGGATCGCTCCGGAGCGCTCAGACGGCGACCGGGCGTACCTCGGTCACTTCGGGGATGTAGTGGCGCAGCAGGTTCTCAATGCCCATCTTCAGCGTCAGCGTCGACGAGGGGCAGCCCGCGCAGGCGCCCTGCATGTGCAGATAGACCACGCCACGGTCAAAGCCGTGGAAGGTGATGTCACCGCCATCCTGCGCCACGGCCGGACGCACGCGGCTGTCGAGCAATTCCTTGATCTGGCCGACGATTTCAGCGTCCTCGCCTTCAAAGGCCTTATGGCCCGAGGCTTGCGCTTCGCCCGCCATGACCGGCTCGCCGGACTGGAAATGCTCCATGATCGCGCCCAGAACGGCGGGCTTCACATGGTCCCAATCAGCGGCTTCGTCCTTGGTGACGGTGACGAAATCATTGCCAAAGAACACGCCGGTGACACCGGCGACCGAGAACAGGCGCTTGGCCAGCGGCGAGTTGTCCGCGCCCTCGGGCGTGGGGAAATCCGCGGTGCCTGCCTCCAGCACGGTCTGGCCCGGCAGGAACTTCAGCGTCGCGGGGTTCGGGGTGGATTCGGTCTGGATGAACATCTGCGATAGTCCTTTTTGCGG
This portion of the Salipiger sp. CCB-MM3 genome encodes:
- a CDS encoding NifU family protein, with amino-acid sequence MFIQTESTPNPATLKFLPGQTVLEAGTADFPTPEGADNSPLAKRLFSVAGVTGVFFGNDFVTVTKDEAADWDHVKPAVLGAIMEHFQSGEPVMAGEAQASGHKAFEGEDAEIVGQIKELLDSRVRPAVAQDGGDITFHGFDRGVVYLHMQGACAGCPSSTLTLKMGIENLLRHYIPEVTEVRPVAV